Within the Candidatus Eisenbacteria bacterium genome, the region CCATCAAGGCGCCGCCCGAGAAGATCTTCGCCTTCATCAACGACTTCCGCCGCTGGTCGTGGTCGCCCTACGAGCACCGCGATCCGGCCATGAAGCGGACCCTCAGCGGCGCCCCGGCCGGCAAGGGCGCGATCTACGAGTGGGACGGGAACAAGGACATCGGCAGTGGACGGATGGAGATCATCGAGGTCTCGCCCTCCCAGACCACCATCCAGCTCGACTTCATCTCGCCCTTCGAAGCGCACAACGTCGCGGAGTTCACGGTGGAGCCGCGGGGCGACGCGACGAGCCTCACCTGGTCCATGCGTGGCCCGAGCACGTACATGACGAAGCTGATCGGCGTCTTCATCAGCATGGACAGCATGGTCGGGAAGGACTTCGAGACCGGGCTCGCGAACCTGGAGTCGGCGGTGGAGAAATAGCGTCGCGCAGACGTACA harbors:
- a CDS encoding SRPBCC family protein: MLKTIAILALVLVAAVLVLAATRPNSFRIVRSTTIKAPPEKIFAFINDFRRWSWSPYEHRDPAMKRTLSGAPAGKGAIYEWDGNKDIGSGRMEIIEVSPSQTTIQLDFISPFEAHNVAEFTVEPRGDATSLTWSMRGPSTYMTKLIGVFISMDSMVGKDFETGLANLESAVEK